In Parageobacillus sp. KH3-4, the genomic window AGTATTTAGAAAAACAAGGATTTGAAGTAACCTATCTTCCTGTTGATGAACAAGGGAACGTTTCGCCAGCAGATGTAAAGGCGGCGCTTCGCGATGATACGATCCTCGTTTCCATTATGTTTGCCAACAATGAGGTAGGCGTGTTGCAGCCCATTCGCGAGATCGGCGAACTGTTAAAAGATCACCAAGCTTATTTTCACACAGACGCGGTACAAGCATACGGGCTTGTTCCGATTCTCGTGAACGACTATCATATTGATTTGTTGTCGGTTTCCGCACATAAAATCAATGGTCCAAAAGGGGTCGGCGCTTTATATGTCCGTGAGACAGTAAAATTTTCTCCGCTTTTTTATGGTGGAGAACAAGAGCGGAAACGTCGCGCTGGAACGGAAAACGTGGCGGGCATTGTTGGATTTGCCAAAGCGGTGGAAATTGCGCAAGAGACGATGTCCGACAAGCAGCAGGAGTACCGTTTGCTGAGAGAGACGATGCTTTCTATTTTTGCGGAGTCGGGAATTTCTTACGCTGTGAACGGAAACGAAGACCGTTGCTTGCCGCATATCGTTAATGTCGCGTTTCCGGGGACGAACGTTGAATCTATGCTTGTCAATCTTGATTTAGCGGGAATAGCAGCTTCAAGCGGTTCTGCGTGCACCGCCGGTTCAATTGATCCATCACACGTGCTTGTGGCGATGTTCGGCAAGGAATCGGAGCGCATTCGTTCTTCTGTTCGCTTTAGTTTCGGATTAGGCAACACGAAGGAACAAATTGC contains:
- a CDS encoding cysteine desulfurase family protein, producing MNRIYLDHAATSPVHPDVVKRMIPLMTEVFGNPSSIHFFGRQSRQAVDEARAVVAASLGAKESEIIFTSGGTEADNIALIGTAMANRHRGRHIITSMIEHHAVLRACQYLEKQGFEVTYLPVDEQGNVSPADVKAALRDDTILVSIMFANNEVGVLQPIREIGELLKDHQAYFHTDAVQAYGLVPILVNDYHIDLLSVSAHKINGPKGVGALYVRETVKFSPLFYGGEQERKRRAGTENVAGIVGFAKAVEIAQETMSDKQQEYRLLRETMLSIFAESGISYAVNGNEDRCLPHIVNVAFPGTNVESMLVNLDLAGIAASSGSACTAGSIDPSHVLVAMFGKESERIRSSVRFSFGLGNTKEQIAKAATETVKIVKRLTTK